The Sorangiineae bacterium MSr11367 genome window below encodes:
- a CDS encoding RidA family protein gives MSSSASSARHINPPELVTPPGYSHVVEVGPGRTIYTSGQISIDAKGNVVGVGDMRAQVEQVFTNVRAALAAAGTDFGHVIKLTIFMTDVRPETLTVFREVRDRYIDVGRAPASSLVQVFRLVRPELLVEMEAIAYVP, from the coding sequence ATGTCGTCATCTGCGTCTTCTGCACGCCATATCAATCCGCCCGAGCTCGTTACGCCGCCCGGTTACAGCCATGTGGTGGAGGTGGGGCCTGGCCGAACGATTTACACTTCCGGCCAGATTTCCATCGATGCCAAGGGCAATGTCGTCGGTGTCGGGGACATGCGTGCGCAGGTGGAGCAGGTTTTCACCAACGTCCGCGCGGCGTTGGCCGCGGCCGGCACCGACTTTGGGCACGTCATCAAGTTGACCATCTTCATGACCGACGTGCGGCCGGAGACCCTCACCGTGTTTCGCGAGGTGCGCGACCGCTACATCGACGTGGGGCGTGCGCCGGCCAGCAGCCTGGTCCAGGTCTTCCGGCTCGTTCGGCCCGAGTTGCTCGTCGAGATGGAAGCCATCGCCTACGTGCCGTGA
- a CDS encoding M13 family metallopeptidase, translating to MSSAPSVSGYSIDLEAMDRSVKPGVDFFLHANGSWYAKAQIPPDRNSAGVSIRLTEEIEKRSRGLLEEASRPGAAPGSAVQKIGDYYASYLDEAAIEKQGVTPLAPVFDRIAKIRDARSLATYLGASLRADVDPLNATDFHTDQVLGLFVEQDLNDPSHYAPYLLQGGLGMPDRSYYLDDAPRMQALRAAYLRHVTANFRLAGIANPEAKAKNVFALEKKIAESQASRADSADVGKSNNPWPRAEFDKRAPGMDWTTFLSAAGLDRQPSFIVWHPSALTGLAALVKSQSLETWKQYLTARAIDHAAMYLPKAFVDESFAFYAKELRGTESPPPRWRRAAHATDEALGEAVGKVYVEKYFPPETKRMVETLVHNLVEAFGRRIDALTWMSPETKRKAKEKLATLKVGVGYPDKWRDYSGLSVVRGDVLGNFDRALLFEYRRNVQKLGRPIDRDEWAMLPHVVNAVNLPVRNALNFPAATLVPPFFDPNATAAANYGSIGMTIGHEISHSFDDQGAQFDARGRFVDWWTHDDLSHFQASGAALATQFSAYKPFPDKAIDGKLTLSENIADLAGLAVAYDAWRTSLKGEPAPVQDGLTGDQQFFISYAQGWQSKDRDEILRIALTTDGHAPDRYRVFTVRNIDAWYSAFEIAPTDALFLAPNARVRVW from the coding sequence ATGTCGAGCGCGCCCTCCGTTTCGGGCTACTCCATCGATCTCGAGGCGATGGATCGATCCGTCAAACCGGGCGTGGACTTCTTTCTCCACGCGAACGGCAGTTGGTATGCGAAGGCGCAGATCCCTCCGGATCGCAACTCGGCGGGCGTCTCCATCCGGCTCACGGAAGAAATCGAGAAGCGGTCGCGCGGTCTTTTGGAGGAAGCCTCGCGTCCGGGGGCCGCACCCGGATCGGCGGTGCAGAAGATTGGCGACTATTACGCCAGCTACCTCGACGAGGCCGCGATCGAGAAGCAGGGGGTCACCCCGCTCGCGCCCGTGTTCGACCGCATCGCGAAGATTCGTGACGCGCGCAGCTTGGCGACGTACCTCGGCGCCTCGTTGCGTGCGGACGTGGATCCGTTGAATGCGACCGACTTTCACACCGACCAGGTCCTCGGCCTTTTCGTGGAGCAGGATCTGAACGATCCTTCGCATTATGCGCCGTATTTGCTCCAGGGTGGCCTGGGCATGCCCGATCGCAGCTATTACCTGGACGATGCGCCGCGCATGCAGGCTTTGCGTGCGGCATACCTGCGCCACGTGACCGCGAACTTCCGTCTTGCCGGAATCGCCAATCCGGAGGCGAAGGCGAAGAACGTATTTGCGCTGGAAAAGAAAATCGCAGAATCGCAGGCAAGCCGTGCAGATTCGGCGGACGTCGGCAAATCGAACAATCCATGGCCGCGTGCCGAATTCGACAAGCGCGCACCTGGAATGGATTGGACCACATTCCTCTCGGCGGCCGGTCTCGATCGCCAGCCCTCGTTCATCGTTTGGCATCCGAGCGCGCTCACCGGCCTCGCGGCGTTGGTGAAGTCGCAATCGCTCGAGACGTGGAAGCAGTACCTCACGGCGCGGGCCATCGACCATGCGGCCATGTACCTTCCGAAGGCGTTCGTCGATGAAAGCTTCGCCTTTTACGCGAAGGAGCTGCGCGGCACCGAGTCGCCGCCCCCGCGATGGCGGAGGGCGGCGCACGCGACCGACGAGGCACTCGGTGAGGCGGTGGGCAAGGTCTACGTCGAAAAGTACTTTCCGCCGGAGACGAAGCGCATGGTCGAAACCCTGGTGCACAACCTGGTCGAGGCTTTCGGTCGTCGCATCGATGCGTTGACCTGGATGTCTCCCGAGACCAAGCGCAAGGCCAAGGAGAAGCTCGCGACCTTGAAGGTGGGCGTGGGGTATCCGGACAAGTGGCGCGATTATTCCGGTTTGTCGGTGGTGCGCGGCGACGTGCTCGGCAATTTCGACCGCGCACTGCTTTTCGAATACCGACGCAATGTGCAAAAACTGGGTCGTCCCATTGACCGGGACGAGTGGGCCATGCTTCCGCACGTGGTCAATGCGGTGAATCTGCCGGTGCGCAATGCTTTGAACTTCCCCGCGGCGACCTTGGTGCCACCGTTCTTCGATCCCAACGCGACGGCGGCGGCCAATTACGGCAGCATCGGCATGACCATCGGGCACGAAATCAGTCATTCCTTCGACGATCAAGGCGCCCAGTTCGACGCGCGCGGCCGATTCGTCGATTGGTGGACACACGACGATCTGTCCCACTTTCAAGCGTCGGGCGCGGCCCTCGCCACGCAGTTCAGCGCGTACAAGCCATTTCCGGACAAAGCCATCGATGGCAAATTGACCTTGAGCGAAAACATCGCCGATTTGGCCGGACTCGCCGTGGCCTACGATGCGTGGCGCACGTCGTTGAAAGGTGAACCTGCGCCTGTCCAGGACGGGCTGACCGGTGATCAACAGTTCTTCATTTCGTATGCGCAGGGTTGGCAAAGCAAAGATCGCGATGAAATCCTACGTATTGCCCTAACGACCGATGGGCACGCACCGGATCGCTACCGCGTATTTACCGTGC
- a CDS encoding EboA domain-containing protein: MSEMAFRLEALLQKRGAEKPPEWSSRDRFLADYSSLSRKLGKKPLALEENERAVLRANGIPWSLEAWGIDELGRVVALTRAARVVETNDFRELVETCYAQGDNRERTAVLRALPFLPDGELFVPLAVEACRSSVDTIFQAICCDNPFPARHFPEANYCQMVIKALFTGATVPRIVGLTERTSSELVRMANDFASERRAAGRAVPDDLEYLLNLGREVNQ, translated from the coding sequence ATGAGCGAGATGGCCTTTCGACTCGAGGCGCTACTTCAAAAAAGAGGCGCGGAGAAGCCCCCCGAGTGGTCCAGCCGAGATCGCTTTCTCGCGGACTATTCGTCACTTTCGCGCAAACTCGGCAAAAAACCGCTCGCACTCGAGGAAAACGAGCGTGCCGTGCTACGCGCAAACGGCATTCCCTGGTCGCTCGAGGCCTGGGGCATCGACGAGTTGGGGCGGGTCGTCGCCCTCACACGCGCCGCGCGTGTCGTCGAAACGAACGACTTCCGCGAGCTCGTGGAGACGTGCTACGCGCAGGGCGACAATCGCGAACGCACCGCGGTGTTGCGCGCGCTCCCTTTTTTGCCAGACGGCGAGCTCTTCGTGCCCCTGGCCGTCGAGGCCTGTCGCTCCAGCGTGGATACGATCTTTCAGGCGATCTGCTGCGACAATCCCTTCCCCGCGCGGCATTTCCCCGAGGCGAACTATTGCCAGATGGTCATCAAAGCCCTCTTCACCGGCGCGACCGTGCCGCGCATCGTTGGATTGACGGAGCGCACTTCGAGCGAGCTCGTTCGAATGGCCAATGACTTCGCGTCGGAGCGGCGGGCCGCAGGGCGCGCCGTTCCGGACGATTTGGAGTACTTGCTCAACCTAGGCCGCGAGGTGAACCAGTGA
- a CDS encoding alkaline phosphatase family protein, translating to MSMRRTVVLDVVGLARDLIGEATPNLARLARDVGVRSLETVLPAVTCSVQSTFTTGLSPREHGCVGNGWYFRDLAEVWFWRQSNHLVGGEKIWDAAKKRDAAFSCAKLFWWYNMYSSADFAVTPRPLYPADGRKIPDIYTEPAELREELNARLGNFPLFNFWGPKAGIVSSQWIADCAKHVFDTKKPTLTLVYLPHLDYDLQRLGPDNPLMANALREIDGVVGELVEHFRRHDARVIVLSEYAITKVRGPVHINRVLRSAGLLRVREELGLEKLDAGGSEAFAVSDHQVAHVYVRRQERIAEVKRLLEGVEGIDQVLGEEEKRAAGLDHPRSGELIALSKQDTWFTYYYWLDDGRAPDFARTVDIHRKPGYDPAELFVDPALRLPMLRVGRRIAQKALGFRMLMDVIPLDASLVKGSHGRITTQDRAPVFLSTEPSLVPEGPVQAASVKDLVLRHIFS from the coding sequence ATGAGCATGCGCCGAACCGTCGTGTTGGACGTGGTCGGCCTCGCGCGCGATCTCATCGGCGAGGCCACGCCGAACCTGGCGCGGCTCGCGCGCGACGTCGGCGTTCGTTCGCTCGAGACCGTGCTGCCGGCGGTCACCTGCTCCGTGCAATCGACGTTCACCACGGGGCTTTCGCCACGCGAGCATGGTTGCGTAGGCAACGGATGGTACTTTCGCGATTTGGCCGAAGTGTGGTTCTGGCGCCAATCGAATCATCTGGTGGGCGGTGAAAAGATCTGGGACGCCGCCAAAAAGCGGGACGCCGCGTTTTCCTGCGCCAAGCTGTTCTGGTGGTACAACATGTACAGCTCCGCGGATTTTGCGGTCACCCCGCGGCCGCTCTATCCGGCCGATGGCCGCAAGATTCCAGACATCTACACCGAGCCCGCCGAACTTCGCGAGGAGCTGAACGCACGCCTGGGAAATTTTCCCCTTTTCAACTTTTGGGGCCCCAAAGCGGGCATCGTCTCGAGTCAGTGGATTGCCGATTGTGCAAAACACGTTTTCGACACGAAGAAGCCGACGCTAACCCTCGTGTACCTGCCGCATCTGGACTACGATCTTCAGCGGCTGGGGCCGGACAATCCGCTCATGGCCAACGCGTTGCGCGAGATCGACGGCGTCGTAGGGGAACTGGTGGAGCACTTCCGGCGGCACGATGCGCGGGTCATCGTACTTTCCGAATATGCCATCACCAAGGTAAGGGGGCCGGTGCACATCAACCGCGTGCTGCGGAGCGCCGGGCTTCTGCGGGTGCGCGAGGAGCTCGGGCTGGAGAAGCTCGACGCGGGCGGTTCCGAAGCGTTCGCGGTGTCCGATCATCAAGTGGCCCACGTCTACGTGCGCCGCCAGGAGCGCATCGCCGAGGTGAAGCGCCTGCTGGAGGGCGTCGAGGGCATCGACCAGGTCCTGGGCGAGGAAGAGAAGCGCGCCGCCGGCCTCGACCACCCGCGCTCGGGCGAGTTGATTGCCTTATCGAAGCAAGATACCTGGTTTACCTATTACTATTGGCTCGACGATGGGCGGGCACCCGATTTCGCGCGCACCGTCGATATCCATCGCAAACCGGGATACGATCCGGCCGAATTGTTCGTCGATCCCGCGCTGCGGCTTCCCATGCTGCGTGTGGGGCGGCGTATCGCGCAGAAGGCGCTCGGCTTCCGCATGCTGATGGACGTCATTCCCCTGGACGCCAGCTTGGTCAAAGGCTCCCACGGCCGCATCACCACACAAGACCGCGCCCCGGTATTCCTCTCGACCGAGCCTTCGCTGGTTCCCGAAGGCCCGGTGCAAGCAGCCTCGGTCAAAGACCTGGTGCTGCGTCACATCTTTTCTTGA
- a CDS encoding TatD family hydrolase: MTFFDPHIHMTSRTTDDYESMAAAGIRAIIEPAFWLGQPRNHVGTFEDYFTALIGWERFRASQFGIVHYCTLALNPKEANNPRVADDVMALLPKYLEKDGVVAIGEIGFDDQTPAEEKYFAQHLELAKRFDLPVLIHTPHRDKKRGTERSLALVREQRFPEELVLIDHNTEETLPLVLDTGCWAGHSIYPNTKMDEVRMAALVQKYGAERILINSAADWGMSDPLKVPKTAAHMRSVGIAEEAIARIVWANPIAFFGQTGRIAKEDLGEHPLVDQSKLWEGNSVLRGQTPRRA, encoded by the coding sequence GTGACGTTCTTCGATCCACACATCCACATGACGTCGCGGACGACCGACGACTACGAGTCCATGGCCGCAGCGGGCATCCGTGCCATCATCGAGCCGGCGTTTTGGCTCGGGCAGCCGCGCAACCACGTGGGCACCTTCGAAGACTATTTCACCGCGCTGATCGGCTGGGAGCGTTTCCGCGCCAGCCAATTCGGCATCGTGCACTATTGCACCTTGGCGTTGAATCCCAAGGAGGCCAACAATCCTCGCGTGGCCGACGACGTCATGGCCCTTTTGCCGAAGTATCTGGAAAAGGACGGCGTGGTCGCGATCGGCGAAATTGGATTCGACGATCAGACGCCGGCCGAGGAGAAATACTTCGCGCAGCACCTGGAGCTGGCCAAACGCTTCGACCTCCCCGTGCTCATTCACACCCCGCACCGCGACAAGAAGCGCGGCACGGAGCGGAGCTTGGCCCTGGTGCGCGAGCAACGTTTTCCAGAGGAGCTCGTGCTCATCGATCACAACACCGAGGAGACGCTCCCCCTGGTGCTGGATACGGGATGTTGGGCAGGGCATTCCATTTATCCCAATACGAAAATGGACGAAGTGCGCATGGCGGCGCTCGTCCAGAAATATGGCGCCGAGCGTATCCTGATCAACAGCGCGGCCGATTGGGGCATGAGCGACCCGCTGAAGGTGCCCAAGACGGCGGCGCACATGCGCAGCGTGGGCATCGCGGAAGAGGCCATCGCGCGCATCGTTTGGGCGAACCCCATTGCCTTCTTCGGGCAGACGGGGCGCATCGCCAAGGAAGATCTGGGCGAGCACCCTCTCGTCGATCAATCGAAGCTCTGGGAGGGTAACTCGGTGCTTCGCGGGCAGACGCCGCGGCGGGCATGA
- a CDS encoding YkgJ family cysteine cluster protein, whose product MGHPAKRPRIVNGSSNWKSHASRARLLALYAEVDALLAAYTCDASTECCRFGITGREPYPTAVERAEIDHAVAALGGERALVRRLPVFPASERACPLLSDAGRCRIYASRPFGCRTFFCDRVIGPGKLPRQEIQRIARDVATLSASTFPSDPHPRPLTNTLGKN is encoded by the coding sequence ATGGGGCATCCTGCCAAACGACCGCGCATCGTAAACGGTTCGAGCAACTGGAAGAGCCACGCCTCGCGCGCCCGTCTCCTCGCCTTGTATGCGGAGGTCGATGCGTTGCTCGCTGCGTACACGTGCGATGCGAGCACGGAGTGTTGCCGCTTTGGCATCACCGGCCGTGAGCCGTACCCCACGGCGGTCGAGCGTGCGGAAATCGACCACGCAGTGGCCGCCCTCGGCGGCGAACGCGCGCTGGTGCGCCGCCTTCCCGTGTTTCCCGCCTCCGAGCGAGCCTGCCCGCTTCTTTCCGACGCGGGGCGATGCCGCATCTATGCCTCGAGGCCCTTCGGCTGCCGCACCTTCTTTTGCGATCGCGTCATCGGCCCGGGCAAGCTCCCGCGCCAGGAGATCCAGCGCATCGCGCGGGATGTCGCCACTTTGTCGGCATCCACGTTTCCCTCCGATCCACACCCGCGTCCTCTCACGAATACATTGGGGAAGAATTGA